The Fusobacterium necrophorum subsp. necrophorum genome has a window encoding:
- the nagA gene encoding N-acetylglucosamine-6-phosphate deacetylase — MILKNATMILFDRIFKGDLRIKGRHISEIEENLVKNEKEEVLDLEGKLLIPGFIDVHIHGADGADAMDGSIESLQKISKYLASKGTTNFLATTLTSSKEMLKKVLSCIGEVQNQEMEGANIFGAHMEGPYFDVEYKGAQNEKYIKMAGMEEIQEYLSVKKDLVKLFALSPNSNNLDIIRYLVKEGVIVSVGHSAASFEQVMAAVEAGLSHATHTFNGMKGFTHRDPGVVGAVLDSDEITAEVIFDKIHVHPEAVRVLIKTKGVEKVVCITDSMSATGLPCGRYKLGELDVNVVDNQARLSSNGALAGSVLTMDKAFRHLLELGYNLMDAVKLTSTNVAKEFHLNTGMIRVGKDADLVVLDEKHEVKMTIVKGKIKYSVL; from the coding sequence ATGATTTTAAAAAATGCAACGATGATACTGTTTGATCGTATTTTTAAAGGAGATTTACGAATAAAGGGAAGGCATATTTCAGAAATAGAAGAAAACTTAGTGAAAAATGAAAAGGAAGAAGTTTTGGATTTAGAGGGAAAATTATTGATTCCGGGATTTATTGATGTTCATATTCATGGGGCTGACGGAGCTGATGCCATGGACGGAAGTATTGAGTCTTTGCAAAAGATTTCGAAGTATTTGGCAAGTAAAGGAACGACAAATTTTTTAGCAACCACTTTGACAAGCAGTAAGGAGATGTTAAAAAAAGTTCTTTCCTGTATTGGAGAAGTACAAAATCAGGAAATGGAGGGAGCCAATATTTTTGGGGCTCATATGGAAGGACCCTATTTTGATGTCGAATATAAGGGGGCTCAAAATGAAAAATATATTAAAATGGCAGGAATGGAAGAAATTCAAGAATATCTTTCCGTCAAAAAAGATTTGGTAAAATTATTTGCTCTGTCTCCAAATTCCAATAATTTAGATATTATTCGATATTTGGTAAAAGAAGGAGTTATTGTATCGGTGGGACACTCTGCAGCTTCTTTCGAGCAAGTTATGGCGGCTGTGGAAGCAGGGCTTTCTCATGCGACCCATACATTCAATGGTATGAAAGGTTTCACTCATAGAGATCCGGGAGTAGTTGGGGCTGTTTTAGATTCTGATGAAATTACAGCGGAAGTCATTTTTGACAAAATTCATGTTCATCCGGAAGCGGTCCGAGTTCTTATCAAGACAAAGGGAGTGGAAAAAGTTGTTTGTATTACGGATTCCATGTCTGCAACCGGCTTGCCTTGTGGAAGATATAAATTGGGAGAATTGGATGTCAATGTTGTGGATAATCAAGCCAGACTTTCCAGTAATGGAGCTTTAGCAGGAAGTGTATTGACAATGGATAAGGCATTTCGACATTTGCTGGAGTTGGGATATAACCTTATGGATGCAGTAAAATTGACAAGTACAAACGTTGCAAAGGAATTTCATTTGAATACGGGAATGATTCGTGTCGGAAAAGATGCGGATTTGGTGGTATTGGATGAAAAACACGAGGTAAAGATGACGATAGTCAAAGGAAAGATAAAATATTCCGTTTTGTAA